One segment of Daphnia magna isolate NIES linkage group LG2, ASM2063170v1.1, whole genome shotgun sequence DNA contains the following:
- the LOC116917547 gene encoding piwi-like protein Siwi, which yields MSDQDSRGRARGRSRGLRGDSASDDSVRRPREHGTAPYTTQPPHHAGRAGSREHIPEEPEQRPSSQPRSGSGGRASSFTREAPQERSVVPHGRASFHGGAAAQPQASTSRAPAPGAGPSIREGATVGGRGASRFREQRESVIVTRPSADFDKLGRIGQHVPLTSNYFELIKRPDMHLLQYRVDFTPDVDHIGARKALIRVHEATLGKYLFDGTLLYNINRLPQPLELFSKRLSDNSDVAISFRLVGEIHKEDATYTTVMNIILRRCLGMLNLTLWKRDYYDPASATEIPQHFLNIWPGYVTTIRHHEEGFLLGVEIIHRVLRRDTALDVMNKIRQAGGDFQAMCSAEMLGKIVMTHYNKRTYRIDDLDYTKNPQSTFHLRKEDRDISYLEYYKKRYNIDVRQPTQPLLVSRPTRRDANRGDDQPIYLIPELCGMTGLTDDQKKNFGLMRDVGNITRVTPDKRVESLMKFRRRLADNPDIQKELQSWGLDFAANVVRIDARIIPPQTIQQGGNSFPTQEGDWSRNIQRSRMCVSVELRDWILFTPAQMSHEVRPFVEMIQNVGRSQGFDVPDPIVVQMQADRTSNYVDAIRSECSRREFSLIFCVLRSARADTYSSIKKLTCAEFGIPSQVITGRNIKGVQGKLMSIATKVMIQIASKLGAEPWRVLVPSTKWMVIGYDTYHDARQRKAVGAFVASINPSFSRYYSSVKIHENNEEISPSFKDHLFGALKAFYIVNEKTLPGAIIVYRDGVGAGDIPRLKDTEIAALKDACSEAGTRTNYMGNGIYNPPIAFIVVSKRINTRFFNMDGRCPSNPVCGTVVDNKVTLQERFDFFLVSQKVTQGTVSPTSYNIVEDQTGITPDIHQRLAYALTHLYYNWPGTLRIPAPIQYAHKLAYLVGESIMQQPHDSLSKLPYYL from the exons ATGTCAGACCAGGACTCGCGTGGCCGAGCGAGAGGACGATCGCGTGGATTACGTGGTGACTCAGCATCGGACGATTCAGTACGAAGACCAAGAGAACATGGGACCGCTCCTTATACTACACAGCCACCTCAC CATGCCGGTCGAGCTGGTAGCCGAGAACACATTCCGGAAGAACCAGAACAAAGGCCTTCATCGCAGCCACGTTCTGGATCCGGGGGACGGGCAAGTTCATTTACTCGAGAAGCTCCACAAGAACGTTCTGTGGTACCGCATGGCCGAGCTTCTTTTCATGGTGGAGCTGCAGCCCAGCCTCAAGCCTCGACCAGTCGCGCGCCCGCTCCTGGTGCTGGGCCTTCCATTAGAGAGGGAGCAACCGTTGGTGGCCGTGGTGCTAGTCGTTTTCGTGAACAGAGAGAATCCGTGATTGTGACCCGTCCTTCCGCTGACTTTGACAAATTAG GAAGAATAGGCCAACATGTTCCACTGACTTCGAATTACTTCGAACTTATTAAGCGCCCTGATATGCACCTGCTGCAATATCGCGTCGATTTCACCCCAGATGTAGACCATATCGGTGCCCGTAAGGCACTTATCCGTGTCCATGAAGCGACTCTTGGAAAGTATCTCTTTGACGGGACCCTGCTATACAACATCAACCGTTTACCTCAg CCATTGGAACTTTTCTCAAAACGTCTTTCTGATAATTCTGATGTTGCCATCAGTTTTCGGCTCGTTGGAGAGATTCATAAAGAAGACGCTACTTATACAACT GTAATGAATATAATTCTACGTCGCTGTCTTGGAATGCTCAATCTTACCCTGTGGAAACGCGATTACTATGACCCTGCATCCGCAACAGAAATTCCT CAACACTTTCTGAATATATGGCCTGGCTACGTTACTACCATACGTCACCATGAGGAAGGGTTTCTGCTGGGGGTTGAAATAATCCACCGTGTTTTACGACGAGATACAGCCCTTGATGTGATGAACAAAATTCGTCAGGCGGGAGGGGATTTTCAA GCTATGTGCTCGGCTGAGATGCTTGGGAAAATTGTTATGACCCATTATAACAAAAGAACTTATCGAATTGATGATCTCGACTACACTAAAAATCCCCAGTCAACTTTTCACCTGCGTAAGGAAGATCGTGACATCTCTTATTTGGAATACTACAAGAAGCGTTACAATATTGACGTGCGACAACCCACGCAGCCTTTGCTAGTGTCCCGTCCTACCCGACGAGATGCCAATCGTGGAGATGATCAACCGATTTATCTCATTCCAGAGCTTTGCGGAATGACCGGCCTTACGGATGATCAAAA aaaaaattttgggcTAATGAGAGATGTTGGTAACATCACGCGAGTAACACCAGACAAACGCGTTGAAAGTCTAATGAAATTCCGGAGACGATTGGCCGACAACCCCGAT ATCCAAAAAGAGTTGCAAAGCTGGGGTTTGGATTTTGCCGCCAATGTCGTTCGCATCGATGCGCGTATTATTCCTCCTCAAACGATTCAACAAGGCGGTAATAGTTTTCCAACACAGGAAGGAGACTGGAGTCGTAACATTCAAC GATCCAGAATGTGCGTCTCTGTTGAACTCCGCGACTGGATATTGTTCACTCCTGCTCAGATGTCCCACGAAGTGAGACCTTTTGTTGAAATGATACAAAATGTTGGTCGGTCACAAGGTTTCGATGTTCCTGACCCTATTGT TGTCCAGATGCAAGCGGATCGAACGTCCAATTATGTTGACGCTATTCGTAGTGAATGCAGCCGTAGAGAGTTCAGTCTGATTTTCTGTGTGCTTCGAAGCGCACGGGCTGACACTTATTCTTCAATTAAGAAGCTGACATGTGCTGAATTTGGTATACCTTCTCAG GTGATAACGGGTCGAAATATAAAAGGCGTGCAGGGCAAGCTCATGTCCATCGCTACTAAAGTCATGATACAAATAGCATCCAAATTGGGAGCTGAGCCTTGGAGAGTACTAGTCCCATcgact aAATGGATGGTGATTGGTTACGACACATATCACGATGCTCGCCAGAGGAAGGCTGTTGGTGCGTTCGTTGCATCAATAAATCCATCATTCTCCCGATACTACTCTTCAGTTAAAATTCATGAGAATAATGAGGAAATTTCTCCCAGCTTCAAAGATCATCTTTTCGGTGCCCTAAA agCTTTCTACATTGTCAATGAAAAAACGCTACCGGGTGCCATTATTGTATACCGTGACGGAGTGGGAGCCGGAGATATTCCACGTCTCAAAGACACAGAAATTGCTGCGTTAAAG GATGCTTGTTCTGAAGCTGGTACTCGTACCAATTACATGGGGAATGGAATTTACAATCCACCTATTGCTTTCATCGTCGTCAGCAAGCGAATTAACACGCGCTTCTTCAATATGGATGGTCGTTGTCCATCCAATCCTGTTTGCGGCACTGTCGTTGACAACAAGGTGACGCTGCAAGAAAGATTCGACTTTTTCCTTGTGTCGCAGAAAGTTACTCAAGGAACTGTGTCACCCACTAGCTATAATATCGTTGAAGATCAAACTGGAATCACCCCTGATATTCACCAGAGATTGGCATATGCCTTGACGCACCTCTACTACAATTGGCCG GGAACTCTCCGCATCCCTGCTCCGATCCAGTATGCACACAAATTGGCGTATCTTGTTGGTGAGTCTATCATGCAACAACCCCACGATAGCTTGTCTAAACTTCCGTACTATCTTTAA
- the LOC116916305 gene encoding conserved oligomeric Golgi complex subunit 8, giving the protein MLRSVPVQFFYLFGVLLCLGTEVTSWRTFLNPKHLVGQYLIEEKTTYTTFDCPGTGNYPVPGKECTEDYYSCTGAGVPGVPMVCAGASVFEPSTNVCTSSLTAPCKITTLPTTSTTTPTTTPTTTPTTTPTTTPNDDSNDDSNDDSNDDSNDDSNDDSNDDSNDGSDDDNL; this is encoded by the exons ATGTTGCGATCAGTCCCAGTACAATTTTTCTACCTATTTG GAGTCTTGCTGTGCCTAGGAACGGAAGTCACTTCTTGGCGGACCTTCCTTAATCCgaag CATTTAGTTGGACAGTATCTGATAGAAGAGAAAACTACTTATACAACTTTCGACTGTCCCGGCACTGGCAATTACCCTGTTCCTGGAAAG GAATGCACCGAGGATTATTATTCTTGTACTGGAGCGGGAGTGCCAGGCGTTCCAATG gTTTGTGCTGGAGCCTCAGTGTTTGAACCCAGCACTAATGTCTGCACGTCGTCATTGACCGCCCCGTGCAAAA TAACAACACTACCGACGACATCGACTACTACTCCAACGACGACTCCAACGACGACTCCAACGACGACTCCAACGACGACTCCAAACGACGACTCAAACGACGACTCAAACGACGACTCAAACGACGACTCAAACGACGACTCAAACGACGACTCAAACGACGACTCAAACGACGGCTCCGACGACGACAACCTCTGA
- the LOC116916303 gene encoding G kinase-anchoring protein 1 gives MTASLSRFAVLRIEDDEDEKAASRARDKQRAAAQKLAESKNKSAKVKLNSEKNAAKKMKAAQEKAELKSLAFGGSKPRKSSAPIKKPAGNEVPSNFKEWKQKDQEFVDDDFEAQLKEAIMASKVDFEANIGEVTKLPEQEDVNNKPSNKKKAGNNKNKGTTTMSLDQFKQGPQESPRETPAHQGISGKILEDEHFFEQVADEAKKIINKEKKKNESSKNAKKPKEALQVEQPRLAQLQEELSQKNIEIENLRSENDRLREELLNVKTRYKKLCGILLQGEMKEKAQLLVEMDKISKVKDELTAELESVTNQLQQERSKVTVLTDLKKTATYKKRSDNEK, from the exons ATGACTGCTTCGTTATCTCGTTTTGCCGTTCTTCGAATTGAGGacgatgaagatgaaaaagcAGCTTCTAGAGCAAGGGATAAACAAAGGGCAGCAGCACAAAAATTGGCAGAATCAAAAAATAAGTCTGCAAAAGTAAAATTGAATTCGGAAAAGAATGCTGCAAAGAAGATGAAGGCTGCCCAAGAAAAAGCAGAG CTCAAATCTTTGGCGTTTGGTGGAAGCAAACCCAGAAAATCCTCTGCCCCTATTAAGAAACCTGCAGGAAATGAAGTCCCATCTAACTTTAAAgaatggaaacaaaaagatCAGGAATTTGTTGACGATGATTTCGAGGCACAACTCAAAGAGGCAATAATGGCTTCCAAAGTAGATTTTGAGGCAAATATTGGAGAAGTCACAAAATTGCCAGAACAAGAAGATGTAAATAACAAACCATCTAATAAGAAGAAAGctggaaataataaaaataaagggacCACCACCATGTCTCTTGATCAATTCAAACAGGGCCCACag gaaTCTCCTCGAGAAACCCCAGCACATCAGGGAATCAGTGGGAAAATCCTTGAAGATGAGCATTTCTTTGAACAAGTTGCAGATGAGGCAAAGAAAATTATCAacaaggagaagaaaaaaaatgaatcttcAAAGAATGCAAAAAAACCTAAGGAG GCCCTTCAAGTTGAGCAACCAAGGCTAGCTCAGCTTCAAGAAGAATTGAGTCAAAAGAATATCGAAATCGAAAATCTTCGATCGGAAAATGACAGGCTGCGTGAAGAGTTGCTCAACGTTAAAACCCGCTATAAGAAGCTGTGTGGAATCTTACTCCAAGGAGAAA TGAAGGAAAAGGCCCAACTTCTTGTCGAAATGGATAAAATTTCTAAAGTCAAGGATGAGTTGACGGCTGAGCTAGAAAGCGTGACCAATCAGTTACAACAGGAAAGGAGCAAAGTTACCGTATTGACCGATTTAAAGAAAACTGCT ACTTACAAGAAGAGGTCTGATAACGAAAAGTAA
- the LOC116916306 gene encoding cytochrome c oxidase subunit 5B, mitochondrial, producing the protein MASFVCRSVFAATRRGVSTTAVRAADKAMNDPLEHATGLEKREILAKQAGREDPYEMQVYKRVAGTKEKPNLVPSVAEHRVVGCVCEEDATSINWMWLYKGEPKRCECGYWFKLIDSKPV; encoded by the exons ATGGCTTCGTTCGTGTGCCGCTCGGTTTTCGCTGCAACTCGGCGGGGAGTTTCTACTACCGCTGTTAGGGCAGCAGATAAAG cTATGAACGATCCCCTCGAACATGCTACAGGATTAGAGAAACGTGAAATCCTTGCAAAGCAAGCCGGTCGagag GATCCTTATGAGATGCAAGTCTACAAAAGAGTTGCTGGTACCAAGGAGAAACCTAACCTTGTTCCCTCAGTTGCTGAACACCGTGTAGTAGGCTGTGTGTGTGAAGAGGACGCCACTTCTATCAATTGGATGTGGCTCTACAAAGGCGAACCAAAACGTTGTGAATGTGGCTACTGGTTTAAATTGATTGATTCTAAACCTGTCTAG